Part of the Leptolyngbya sp. BL0902 genome, AAGGGGTTGGCCATCGTTCGCCTTGAGGCACTTCTCCAGGGCGGTCTTAAATTGCAGCGTGTAGCGTTGCTGGCGGTGGAGACGGGCCTTGAGATCCCGGCAGGTATCCTCGGCCTGTTGCAGGGCGGTATTTTTTTCGCTAAAGCGCTGTTGCAGCAGGGTGCATTCCCGCTCCAGTTGGGCTACCCGCTGCTGGCTAGACTCCAGCTCTGTTTGCAGGGTTTCGTTGTGGATGGTGGCTCGTCGGAGGCCATCGTTTACCCCATCCAGCTCGCTGAGCAGTTGGGCAATTTGGGGAGGCACCACAGCTCGGTCTGGCAGGGCATGGCCCTGGGTCTGGTGGCGCTCCACCTCGGCTTGTAGGGCGGTTTGGGATCGCTCTAGGGATTCCTCCAAATCTGACACCCGCAACAGCAGCGCGTCGTTGCACTGGTTGAGATCTTGGATTAGCTGAATCAGTTCCTCGGTGCGGGGTAGGGCCGTCGAGTTAGGGGCAGGGGGAGACACTTCCGCTGGGGTGGATAGGGCTTCATCGGAGGCCACCACGGTTAGGGGCGTAGCCGTGGTGGAGAGGTTGGCCCCTGGGGGATGGAGGGTTAAGGGAGACGTAGCGTCAGGCCCGCTGGGGGTGTCGGCAATGGCCATTTGACCAGGAAACGTAATCACTTCCCAGGTTTGGGATGCCTTGGCTACTCCGGTTAGGGGAGGGCCAGGAGCACGGTCGGGGCAAGGCTGATCTTGGGAGCCGGGGGCCGGGTTAGAAGCGGTATTGTCAGTCATGGGCTTGCCTGATCCTGGTCTCGTGGTTTCAGATTTCATCCCCGAAGATGAACAGGGTGACTTGACCCAATAGAGTAGCGGACTTTGACAATTTATTCACCCTAAATTGGGGCCATCGTTCCCGAATGCACACAAAACTTTGCTAATCTGACTTTTCTGATTTGGCGCTGGCTTTGGTGTTAAAGGGCCTTGAATTCATCGCGCTGATTGCTGCTGCCCGAAAGGGGCATATCATTGCCGTTGGCGGTGGTTAGTTGGCCGTAGTTATTAGCTGTGGTGAATGGGGTGCGCCCCCTCTCCCCCGGCTTGATCAAAGGGTTGGCGTCAGCAAAATTGTGGCTAAAAACTGACGTAGTGTTGTTGCCGTCGCTGCTTCATCTAGCCCTAGGGGGGTATCGGCAGCGGCCACCACTTCAGCCGGAATCATCGGCAGTACCGGAGCCCCGGGCTGGGGCTGAGGGCTGGGAATAATCTGTACCATCGCTCCGAGGTTGGGCAGTTGGCTGGGGTCTACCTGCTCCGCCAAAATATCCGCTAACCGACGGCGAAACAGAATTTGGCACGCCGCTGGAGCCTGACGCAGGGTGTGACGTCGCCGCTGCCAGGTTCGCTGTCGCCCTTTGCCGCCCAACCAGGCCGCCAGGGTAATTAGGGGTGAGAGGGGAGAAACTAGCCAGCGATCCAGCCGCCAACGACGAACTGCCTGGGGATTGACCCAGCCCTCTGGTTCTACGAGGGCCAGTCCTTGTACCTGCCGGGGATGCTGCTGGGCATAGCGCAGGGCCACCCACGCCCCCAGGGAATGCCCCACGAACACGCAGCGGGAAATGCGTAGAGCCTGGAGCAGGGTACGCAATGCCTCAACTTCTAAATCTACCGAATGCACAGTAGCCGCACTGGTCGATTCGCCAAAGCCAATCAAATCAGGGACAAGGCAGTGGTAGTCAGCGGCTAGGGTCTGCATCACTGGGAGCCACTGGCCGCTGTCTTGCCAAGCTCCATGGAGAAAAATTAGGGTTTCCCCGCGTCCGGCCTCGTGCCAAAACAGGGTACCGCTGGGCACCTTTAATCGGCCCGTACGCATGACGATTTCCTGGGAGGGTTTCATGGCCCTAACTGAGTTTATAGATACAACCATTAAGTCACTGTAACCCTGATGCTAGGGCGATGGAATCCGGCATTGCCGAAACCTTGCCCGCTGATGCCAGCATTGGCCCTTTCAGCTTAGGCTAAAACCGTTTTGCCCTGGAAAAAATCCTCGAGTTGGTGGCGGTGGTCGTGGGCGAGTTGATCCCAGGGCAGGGCATCGCGGGCAAACGACCGCACCTCCAGTACCTCTTGGGGGTCGGCGGTGTAGGGCTGATCGGGCACCCGTACCGCCACCGCTACACAGATGGAATGGAAGCGCGGATCTCGCCCCGGCTTGGAATAAACCCCCACCAGCCGATCTAGTTCAGCCGATTCAATTCCGGCCTCCTCTCGCAGTTCTCGACGGGCGGCGGTGATCACATCCTCGCCCCAGTCCACTAGGCCACCGGGCAGGCTCCAGCGGTGGTTGTCTCGGCGCAAAATCAGCACAATGGTGCCATCGGGCCGCACCGGAATCACACAGGCTCCCACAATGGGTCGCCGCAACAGCAGCCCCGTTAAGGTTTTGAGCATGTGGGCAAGATAGGACATAGGAACTCCTGGACAGACTGGGGTAAGGCCAGTCTAAACCAGTCAGGCAAGCCCTAGGGACAAGACCAACGAGTTGGCTTTAGGGGCCTGTCTATCTGGGGCTTGGCGCACAGCGGGGTGATCCCCAAGGTTAGCCATCAGCCAAGTCCGCTAGCACCGTTTCGGCATGGGTTTCGGCCTTCACCTTGAGGTAAATGCGTTCTAGGGTGCCATCGGGGGCAATGACAAAGGTGCTGCGGGTGATGCCCATATACTCCTTGCCCATAAATTTCTTGAGGCCATAGACGCCGAAGCGGCTGGCCACTTCGCCGCCTGCATCCACCAGCAGGGGAAAGGGCAGGGTGTATTTGGTGGCAAATTTGCTGTGGGACTTGGCATCGTCAGCGCTCACCCCCAGCACCACCACGCCCTTGTCTTGATAGGCCGCGTAGGCATCGCGGAAACCGCAGGCTTCTTTGGTGCATCCGGGCGTGTTGTCGCGGGGGTAGAAATACAGCACCACCCGCTGGCCTTTGAGCGACGCCAGACTGTAGAGATTGCCCTCGGCATCGGGCATAGAAAAATCGGGGGCGGGATCACCAACGGCAAGAGTCATGGGGATTTCAGAACGACAGGGCAGAAGGGTATCAACAGCGGCAGGTCTCCCAGAGCGGTTTTGACAACCTGTTGCTTTGAAAGCCTCCAGTTTTGGAAGCCTCCTTTGAAAGCTAGCCTGGGAAGCTCGCTTGGGAAACCTGCTGTTATCGAAGCCTATTTTACCGTCATGGGCCTCCCCCCCGGGCCTACTCTGGACGGCGGTGGACATGGAACACCGAGGATTGGTCGGTGGGCATGAGGAAAATTTCGCTGATGTTGATGTGGGGGGGGCGGGTAATGGCAAACAGAATGCTGTCGGCGATGTCTTCCCCCGTCAGCGGCACCATGCCTTGGTAGACCTGTTTGGCCCGGTCGGTGTCGCCCCGGAAGCGCACGTCGCTAAATTCCGTTTCCACAAAACCGGGTTCCACATTGGTGACGCGCACGGGCGTACCCAGTAGGTCTAGCTTCAAGCCCTCAGAAAGCGACTTCACCGCTGCCTTGGTGGCACAGTAGACACTGCCGCCGGGATAGGTTTGCCGTCCGGCGATGGAGCCCACATTCACCACATGGCCGCGCCCCCGCGCCACCATCCCCGGCACCACCGCTCGGCTCATGTACAGCAAGCCCTTCACGTTGGTGTCGATCATTTCCTCCCAGTCTTGCAGGGGCGCTTCGTATTGCTTATCCAGCCCCCGACTGAGGCCCGCATTGTTGATCAGCACATCAACCGCCTGCCACTCTGGCGGGAGACCATCAATGGCCACCTGCACCGCCTGGGCATCGCACACATCCAGGGTCAGCGTCAGCGATTCAGCGCCGTACTGAGTCTGCAATTCTGCCGCCAACGCCTGAAGTTTCTCCGCCCGACGAGCCGCAAGAATGAGCCTTGCCCCGTCTTGAGCCAACAGCCGCGCACAAGCCGCCCCAATGCCGCTACTGGCTCCGGTAATCAAGACAATCTGTTGACGCATGGACACTGCCATCGGACACCCCCACTGTTTCAAACGTTGGCCCTAGGAGTTGATCCTAAAGGCTCGCTCGCTCTGTGGTGCCATTATCCCCCAGTCTTTCGCGAAAAACACCGGAGCGCGGGATTCCTCCGTTACTGCCCCAATTGCCGCAGCACAATGCCCACCAAGGCAATCGACGCACTAATGGCGAGCCCCGCACTAATGCCGCCAACCCACTTCACCACATCCCAGGTACGATCTTGCCACTGCTGACCTTGTTCCTGGTTGCGCCGCATTTCATCCTGGCTGCGGATCACCTCATCAAGACTGTGTTGCATTTCATCCTGGCTGTGTTTGACCTCGTCGAGTTCAGTGCTCAGCGTGGTTAGCCGATCTAGCACATCCTGTAGGGTCGGTTCTGGTTTAGGTGATGGGGTTGGGGTCATGGCGATATCTCAAGCCCTAGTCAGTCGCAAGCCTTAGTAAAACGTTAGCCTATCTCTAGGGTGATGGGCAGATCAAGCCGCCCTGTAGCACTCTGGCAAAGAGGCGAATCGCCATCGTCCAGAGTCATCCTTGCATCGAGAGACAGTGAACCCCAGCAACAGAAACAGTATGGAACGGCGGAGCTTTTTATCCCTGATGGCGGCGATGGCGGGAACGCCGCTGGTAGCTCGGTGTGCGCGGTTGGCTACAGCACCAACGCCCCCGACAATCTACCGCAGTGAAGCAGGACGCCTAGAGATAGACCTCACCGCCAGCCTTAACCAGGTTTCCCTGGACGGACGCTCGGCCACGCTGATGACCTACAACCAGCAAATCCCTGGCCCCCAGCTTGAGGTGCGCTCTGGGGATCGGCTGCAGATTCGCTTCACCAATGCCCTCGATCAGCCCACCAATCTGCACTACCACGGGCTACACCTGCCGCCCACGGGCCTAGCCGACGATCCCTTTCGCACGGTGGCCCCAGGGGAAACGGCGCTGTACGACTTCCAAATTCCCGACCAGCACCCCAGCGGTTTCTTTTGGTATCACCCCCATGTTCACGGCTTGGTTGCATCCCAAGTCTTCCATGGCTTAGCAGGAACCATCCTAGTGCGAGGGGAGGACGAAGCACCCGAATTGCAATCGGCCCAGGAAGCGGTGCTGGTGCTGCAAGACTTTGACCTCGACCGTCGCGGCCAGGTGCAGGAACCCACGCCTGTCTTCCGTATGTGGGGACGGCAGGGAAATTTAATCACCGTTAACGGCCAATCCCAGCCCCGGTTTAGTCTGCCCCAGGGCGGTTTGCTGCGGCTGCGGATTCTCAATGCTTCGGCTTCCCGCGTCTATCAGCTCCAGTTAGCGGATCATCCCTGGTGGCTGGCGGCGACGGATGGCCGCTCCCTGGCAGCTCCGGTGGCCCAAGAATCGGTAATTTTGGCTCCTGGGGAACGGGCGGATCTGCTGGTGCCGGGGAATCGTAATTCCGGTAGTTATGCCCTGCTGAGTTTGCCCTACGACCGAGGCATTGCCGCCATGGCGAAATCCATGATGGGGCATGGGGCGATGATGGAGTCTGGGACAGACGGTGCAGAGGAACCCCAAACCATCGCCACCTTGGACTACGGTGGGGAAGCCAGCGATGCAGGAAGTCCCGCTGTGGTTAACCTACCCGCAACCCTAAGCACTGTGGAACCTCTGCCAGAGCCTTCAATAGTGCGGGAATTTGTCTTCGATCACGGCATCGATCCCGAAACCCGAGATCCCTTTCTCATTAACGGTCGCGCCTTTGGCCATCATCGGGTAGACACGCAAGTTCAGGTGGGCACCGTGGAGGATTGGGTGCTGGTCAACAAGGCGGGGATGGATCACCCGTTTCACCTGCATACCAACTGGTTTCAGGTGATCAGCCGCAACGGCCAGCCGGAACCCCTGCGGGCTTGGCGCGATACCGTCAACCTACGCGCCTACGAAACCGTGCGTATTCGCATTCCCTTCCGCGACTTTGCGGGCAAAACGGTCTACCACTGCCACATCCTCGATCACGAAGACCAGGGCATGATGGGCATTGTGGAGATGGTGTAAAACCCTTAATTTTCAAGCCTTGGCGGTGTCTTTCGATGTCAGGAAATGCTGTATACTCCCTTGTGCAGCACCACGCCTAGAGGGAGCCTACTGCAATGGTTGCCGTTGCCATTCTCGCCGCCGGACGCGGCACCCGCATGAAGTCTGACCTACCGAAGGTTCTGCATTCGGTGGGGGGTAAACCCATGGTAGAGCGGGTGTTGGACGGGCTGGCAGCGGTGCAGCCGGAGCGGATCTTTGTCATCGTCGGCTTTGGCCAAGAGAAGGTGCAGACGGCCTTGACTCACATCCCTAACTTAACCTTTGTTCACCAGGCGGAACAGTTGGGGACAGGCCATGCGGTGCAGCAGGTGATTCCCCACCTCGAAGGCTTTGAGGGCGATCTGCTGGTGCTGAATGGCGATGTGCCCCTGCTGCGCCCCGAAACCATCTACACCCTGGTGCAAACCCACCGGGATAACCAGAATGCGGCGACCCTGCTAACGGCCCAATTTGCTGACCCCACGGGCTACGGTCGGGTCTTTTGCACTGAACAAAGCATCGTCACCGAAATTGTGGAACACCGGGATTGCAGCCCCGCCCAGCGGCAAAATCCGCGCATCAATGCCGGGGTCTACTGCTTCAACTGGCCCAAACTGATGGAGGTGCTGCCTCACCTGCAATCCGACAACGACCAGCAGGAATACTACTTGACGGACGTGGTGAAGGACCTCAGCCCCGCCATGGCCGTAGATGTGGCCGATTGCCAGGAAATCTTCGGTATCAACAGCCGTCAACACTTGGCGGAAGCCTACGCCATTTTGCAAGATCGCATCAAAACCCAGTGGATGGCCGCTGGCGTCACCCTGATTGACCCCGACAGCATCACCATCGACACCACCGTCCACATCGAACCCGACGTGGTGATTGAACCCCAAACCCACCTGCGCGGCCACACCAGCATCGGCACCGGAAGCCGCATCGGCCCCGGCTCCATGATTGAAGACAGCCAAATTGGGCCAAACACCACCATCACCTTCTCCGTCATTTCCGACAGCATCGTAGCCGCCGGAGCCAAGGTTGGCCCCTATGCCCACCTGCGCGGCCATGCCGTGGTGGGCGAAAACTGCCGCATCGGCAACTTTGTAGAACTGAAAAAAGCCACCCTCGGCCAGGGCACCAATGTGGCTCACCTGTCTTACCTAGGTGATGCCACCCTGGGCGAAAAGGTGAACGTGGGCGCAGGCACCATCACCGCCAACTACGACGGCTACAAAAAACACCCGACCGTCATCGGCGACCGCACCAAAACCGGGTCGAACAGCGTCCTGGTCGCCCCCATCACCGTGGGATCCGACGTCACCATTGCCGCTGGTTCCGTTGTGCGGAAGGACGTACCCGATGACTGCCTGGTAGTGTCCCGTGCGCCCCAAAAAATCCACGAAGGCTGGAAACCCGCCCACCTGCGCGATACCTCATCCGAAGCCAAGTTGCCTAATCCCTAAGCGATTCCCAGCGATTCGCAAGGCCAGAGGCCCAGTTTCTCGGATGTTGACCGACCCGCATCGAGGTTTGCTAGCCTGGGGTTGTCAATATTCACCCTGGAGTTGCAGGGGCGGAGGCGCGATGGGATCAACAATTTGGCGGCGGCTAGGCTATCTGGGGATCGCCTCCCTGGTGGGGTTGACCACCTTGGCCATGGGGACGATGCCTGCCCTAGCCCAGCGCTGTACGGTCAATTGTGGATCTGGCCAAATTCAGTTCACCCCTGGGGATCGAATCACCGTGCAGGTGGTGAATCGCAGCACCACGGCGGTCGGCATCGAGCAGCCCCCCCTGACTGGCCCCCGCACCCTGCAACCGGGCGAAGACTTAGAGCTAGGGTTTGGCTGGGGCACCACTCCAAATATCTCCATCCTGTTTTGGGCGTTGCGGGATCAGCCCATTCGCGTCAGGCTAGGGCGACCTGCGGCCCAAACCCTGTCGATGGAACTCTACAGCGTGCCCAGCGAACCCAGTCACCGCAGCATTTTTATCGAAAACGATGGCCGCGTCAGCATTAAATAGTCCCACGATAACCCTGCAAGGATGAGCCTGCGAGTATGAACCTGCAAGAAAGCCTCACCATGGCGACCAAAACCCTCGCCGCCAACCGCCTCCGCAGCACCCTGACCATGCTGGGCATTATCATCGGCAATGCCTCGGTGATTACCATGGTGGGCCTGGGGGAGGGGGCGCAGCGGTATATCAGCGCCCAGCTCGAAACCCTGGGGCCGAATGTGCTGTTTGTGGTGCCCGGTAGCCGGGAGACGCGGCAGTTGGGGT contains:
- the glmU gene encoding bifunctional UDP-N-acetylglucosamine diphosphorylase/glucosamine-1-phosphate N-acetyltransferase GlmU, yielding MVAVAILAAGRGTRMKSDLPKVLHSVGGKPMVERVLDGLAAVQPERIFVIVGFGQEKVQTALTHIPNLTFVHQAEQLGTGHAVQQVIPHLEGFEGDLLVLNGDVPLLRPETIYTLVQTHRDNQNAATLLTAQFADPTGYGRVFCTEQSIVTEIVEHRDCSPAQRQNPRINAGVYCFNWPKLMEVLPHLQSDNDQQEYYLTDVVKDLSPAMAVDVADCQEIFGINSRQHLAEAYAILQDRIKTQWMAAGVTLIDPDSITIDTTVHIEPDVVIEPQTHLRGHTSIGTGSRIGPGSMIEDSQIGPNTTITFSVISDSIVAAGAKVGPYAHLRGHAVVGENCRIGNFVELKKATLGQGTNVAHLSYLGDATLGEKVNVGAGTITANYDGYKKHPTVIGDRTKTGSNSVLVAPITVGSDVTIAAGSVVRKDVPDDCLVVSRAPQKIHEGWKPAHLRDTSSEAKLPNP
- a CDS encoding multicopper oxidase family protein; the protein is MERRSFLSLMAAMAGTPLVARCARLATAPTPPTIYRSEAGRLEIDLTASLNQVSLDGRSATLMTYNQQIPGPQLEVRSGDRLQIRFTNALDQPTNLHYHGLHLPPTGLADDPFRTVAPGETALYDFQIPDQHPSGFFWYHPHVHGLVASQVFHGLAGTILVRGEDEAPELQSAQEAVLVLQDFDLDRRGQVQEPTPVFRMWGRQGNLITVNGQSQPRFSLPQGGLLRLRILNASASRVYQLQLADHPWWLAATDGRSLAAPVAQESVILAPGERADLLVPGNRNSGSYALLSLPYDRGIAAMAKSMMGHGAMMESGTDGAEEPQTIATLDYGGEASDAGSPAVVNLPATLSTVEPLPEPSIVREFVFDHGIDPETRDPFLINGRAFGHHRVDTQVQVGTVEDWVLVNKAGMDHPFHLHTNWFQVISRNGQPEPLRAWRDTVNLRAYETVRIRIPFRDFAGKTVYHCHILDHEDQGMMGIVEMV
- the bcp gene encoding thioredoxin-dependent thiol peroxidase, with product MTLAVGDPAPDFSMPDAEGNLYSLASLKGQRVVLYFYPRDNTPGCTKEACGFRDAYAAYQDKGVVVLGVSADDAKSHSKFATKYTLPFPLLVDAGGEVASRFGVYGLKKFMGKEYMGITRSTFVIAPDGTLERIYLKVKAETHAETVLADLADG
- a CDS encoding NUDIX domain-containing protein, producing MSYLAHMLKTLTGLLLRRPIVGACVIPVRPDGTIVLILRRDNHRWSLPGGLVDWGEDVITAARRELREEAGIESAELDRLVGVYSKPGRDPRFHSICVAVAVRVPDQPYTADPQEVLEVRSFARDALPWDQLAHDHRHQLEDFFQGKTVLA
- a CDS encoding alpha/beta fold hydrolase, which encodes MKPSQEIVMRTGRLKVPSGTLFWHEAGRGETLIFLHGAWQDSGQWLPVMQTLAADYHCLVPDLIGFGESTSAATVHSVDLEVEALRTLLQALRISRCVFVGHSLGAWVALRYAQQHPRQVQGLALVEPEGWVNPQAVRRWRLDRWLVSPLSPLITLAAWLGGKGRQRTWQRRRHTLRQAPAACQILFRRRLADILAEQVDPSQLPNLGAMVQIIPSPQPQPGAPVLPMIPAEVVAAADTPLGLDEAATATTLRQFLATILLTPTL
- a CDS encoding SDR family oxidoreductase — its product is MAVSMRQQIVLITGASSGIGAACARLLAQDGARLILAARRAEKLQALAAELQTQYGAESLTLTLDVCDAQAVQVAIDGLPPEWQAVDVLINNAGLSRGLDKQYEAPLQDWEEMIDTNVKGLLYMSRAVVPGMVARGRGHVVNVGSIAGRQTYPGGSVYCATKAAVKSLSEGLKLDLLGTPVRVTNVEPGFVETEFSDVRFRGDTDRAKQVYQGMVPLTGEDIADSILFAITRPPHINISEIFLMPTDQSSVFHVHRRPE